From the Candidatus Korarchaeota archaeon NZ13-K genome, the window CCTCATCCCTCACGTCCTGCTCAATCATCTCCCTCAGGTTGCTACCAACCTTTATCGGATCGGGAACTGTCGTGGGAGTACCTCCCAGGTACCAGAGCCTCTCCGCTATTGCCTCTGCATGCTTCATCTCCTCCACAGCTATCTCCTTCATCCTACCGGAG encodes:
- a CDS encoding ferritin: SGRMKEIAVEEMKHAEAIAERLWYLGGTPTTVPDPIKVGSNLREMIEQDVRDEEEHHDFFKTVLEGL